A region of Plectropomus leopardus isolate mb chromosome 16, YSFRI_Pleo_2.0, whole genome shotgun sequence DNA encodes the following proteins:
- the LOC121955513 gene encoding steroid hormone receptor ERR2-like, whose protein sequence is MDVSELCIPDPLCYHNQLLTRMPSEDRHLSSSCGSYVKTEPSSPSSSLVDTGSHHSPSGNSDASGGYVNGSSRHSHALDSPPMFNPGMLGGGAACLRRYEECSGVVADDSPIKCEYMLNAIPKRLCLVCGDIASGYHYGVASCEACKAFFKRTIQGNIEYSCPATNECEITKRRRKSCQACRFMKCLKVGMLKEGVRLDRVRGGRQKYKRRLDAENSAYLGLSIPPPAKKPLTKIVSHLLVVEPEKIYAMPDPTMPDGDIKALTTLCDLADRELVVIIGWAKHIPGFSTLSLADQMSLLQSAWMEILVLSIVFRSLPCEDEIVYAEDYVVDEEQARISGLLDLHVAILPLVRRYKKLRMEKEEFVTLKAIALANSDSMHIENIEAVQRLQDSLHEALQDFEGSQHPEDPRRAGKLLMTLPLLRQTATKAVQHFYSIKMQGKVPMHKLFLEMLEAKA, encoded by the exons GTTGCTAACCAGAATGCCCTCTGAGGACAGACACCTATCCTCCAGCTGTGGTTCATACGTCAAAACCGAGCCTTCCAGTCCATCCTCCTCACTAGTAGACACCGGCAGTCACCACAGTCCCAGCGGCAACTCTGACGCCAGCGGCGGCTACGTGAACGGCAGCAGCAGACACTCGCACGCCCTGGACTCCCCGCCAATGTTCAACCCAGGCATGCTCGGAGGAGGCGCTGCCTGCCTACGCCGCTATGAAGAGTGCTCCGGAGTCGTGGCGGACGACTCGCCGATCAAGTGCGAGTACATGCTCAATGCCATTCCCAAGAGGCTGTGCCTGGTGTGTGGTGACATTGCCTCGGGCTACCACTACGGGGTGGCCTCCTGTGAGGCCTGCAAAGCCTTTTTCAAAAGGACGATACAAG GGAATATTGAGTACAGCTGTCCAGCCACCAATGAATGTGAGATCACCAAAAGGAGACGCAAGTCGTGCCAGGCCTGTCGCTTcatgaaatgtcttaaagtggGCATGTTGAAAGAAG GTGTACGTCTGGACCGGGTGAGAGGGGGGAGACAGAAGTACAAACGGAGGTTGGACGCAGAGAACAGCGCCTACCTCGGCCTCAGCATCCCCCCTCCAGCCAAAAAGCCAC TGACCAAGATTGTTTCCCATCTGTTGGTCGTGGAGCCAGAGAAGATCTATGCCATGCCTGACCCCACCATGCCTGACGGAGACATCAAGGCCCTGACCACGCTGTGCGACTTGGCCGACCGCGAGTTGGTGGTCATCATCGGCTGGGCGAAACATATCCCAG GTTTTTCCACTCTCTCGCTGGCAGACCAGATGAGTCTACTGCAGAGCGCCTGGATGGAGATTCTGGTGCTGAGCATTGTGTTTCGCTCGCTGCCCTGCGAGGACGAGATCGTGTACGCAGAGGACTACGTGGTGGACGAGGAGCAGGCGAGGATCTCAGGCCTGCTGGACCTGCATGTCGCCATCCTGCCGCTGGTCCGACGCTACAAGAAGCTGCGCATGGAAAAGGAGGAGTTTGTCACGCTCAAAGCCATCGCCCTCGCCAACTCTG ACTCCATGCACATAGAGAACATCGAGGCCGTCCAAAGGCTCCAGGATTCTCTCCACGAGGCCCTGCAGGACTTTGAGGGCTCCCAGCATCCAGAGGACCCTCGGCGGGCGGGCAAGCTGCTAATGACCCTGCCGCTGCTCCGTCAGACCGCCACCAAGGCCGTTCAGCACTTCTACAGCATCAAAATGCAGGGCAAAGTCCCCATGCACAAACTATTCCTCGAGATGCTGGAGGCCAAGGCTTGA